The Actinomyces viscosus genome segment ACACAAGCAGGCAAAGCCTCAACAGCCCACACCGAGCAGCCACCAACCCCACCAGGAACAAGCTCACGCACGAAGTGCTCACGAGCCTCAACATCCGCAGTACTCACATCCCCAACACCAGCCATCACAACAACGCCCCCTGACCAGGCAAAACCCCACCCACCGAAGAACCAGCAGACAAAGACACCGACACCGACGACCTGCTCGCACCACGACGGCGTGCGCCCACAACCCACGACAAGCAATAAGGGTGAGAGGGCGCTACCAACGCCCCCTCACCCCAGCCCAGCGGCAACAAACCAAAACCGCCGGACCACCGAGACCGGGCAGACCGAAACCCGAGCCTCGAAAGAGACAGGCAGGACCCACCTGCCGTCCCCACCGGAGCGACGACGGACCGACCGTCACGCCCCACGGAAGCGACGGTGGAAAGGCCACCGCGCTCCACTGAAGCAACGACGGAACCGCCGCCGTGCTCCAAGAAAGGAAAGCCACCATGGCTCACAACATCCTCAAACCCCTCAAAAACCTCCTCCGCCGGCCCACCAGCGACACCGACGTCACCCCCACCAGCAGAACAGGAACCACCGGACTCGATATCCGACCCGCCGCGACGCAGGAAGAAGTACAGGCAATCCGCACCCTCCTCACCGAACAGGTCCCGTATCCAAACTTCGTTCCGCTCCCAGAAGTCCTGCCCAACCGGCACAACCACCTGCACCGGGAACTGATAGGAGCTTGGCGCGACAGCCACCTCATAGGAGCCGCCTTCATCGGACCCGCCGAACAAGAGGCCCACAACCTCGTAGGACCCACAGCGCACCACGACGCCGAGGTGATCCTCCGCGACGTGGCCATGACCCACAGCCTCGCCGTAGAACCCACCCACCGAAGGACCGGCACCGCCCTGGCCATCAAGCACCACCTCAACACCTGGGCGCGCGACCACAGCGCACACCTGATCCTCGCCGTCCCAATGAACCAGGCGTCCCGCAACCTCAACCAGGCAGCCGACTACATCCTCCTCCCACCGGACATCACGCTCATCATGCAGATCAAGGCACACGCAAGCGCCCACGGATTCCCCGCGAAAGAAGGCACCACCTGGGCGCTTCGCATCCTCGACCAGGCAACCGACCCTCCCATCCGCGTGGGAGTACACCAACCGATGCCCCACGCGAACCGGGGCGAACACCACATCCTGAGCGTCCAGTTCCTCAACTGACACCACGCACTCGGCCCACGACCGACCCCCACCAGCACCCATCACAACAACACCCCCTGACCAGGAAGCTCCACACCCTCAACACCGGGCACCGACGACACCGAAGGTGCCGACGGGCCTACCGGACTCAGAAGCGCCTCGACGTTGGAACGACGGAACCGCATGCGGCCAGATGGATACCTCACGACCTCGATGAGGCCGTCTCGTCCCCAACGTCGCAGCATCGGCTGGCTGAGACCCGCTTCTGGATACTGCTCAACTACCTGACGAGCAGTGAGGAGATCGCCAGGCATTCGCCTGTACGATTTTCGTTCAGTCATACGTTCATGATGAACTGTGTGGTGGCGTACGTCAAGCGTTGTATTGCACGCAAATCGTGCATATGTTACGTTTGTTGCATGACGTTCGTTAGTGCTCAAACCGTTCAAGCGGTGCGAGGCGTGCATGGCGAGGGAGGGGCTGTGATGTCGATCGATCAGGCCCTGGGCTTCACCGTGAACCAGTACCTCTTCGCCCATGGGATGACGCGAGCCGACCTCGGGGAAGTCTTAGGGGTGGCGGGCTCCAATGTGTCTAACCGTCTACGAGGTAAAAGTCGTTGGACTGCTGCCGACCTCGTCGTCGTCGCCGAGCTCTTCGGGGTGGGGGTTGCTGACCTCTATCCCACCCGCAGCGCCGAGGGTTGGGTTCCGGCACCTTACGTTCCGGGCACAAGTAAGGCCCCGGTCCCTGGTGGGGCCGAGGCCGGTGCGGTACCCCCTGTGGGGCTCGAACCCACGACCTTCGGATTAAAAGTCCGCAGCTCTGACCAACTGAGCTAAGGGGGCGCACCGACGGCCGGAAGCAGAGTCCAGACGCCATCGGCAGGGGCCAGCATAACCGGACAACCGACCGCTGTGTCGAACTCGCCGCGCCGCTGGCCCCTCAGCTCACCGCTGGCCCCTCAGACTCGCCGCCCGCCTCGGTCGCCGGGCCGTCGGCCGGAAGTGAACCGGTGGGGGACCGGTGTCCCGGTCGCGAGACAATAGGGCCGCGCGTCGTCGCCGGCGTGCCCGCACCGCGTGAGGAGTCCCCATGGCCCGCCAGTTCCACCGCCCCGCCCGGCTCGACCCCGAGGCCGCCGAGCAGATCGAGGGCAGCGCCGACACCGCCGTCGCCTCCGAGCTCGCCCATCGCGCGGCCCAGGCCCTCATCGGCGGCTTCCCCGGCACCGAGAGCGACGACGACCCCATCACCCGCTCCGGCGTCGTCGCCGCGGTCGCCACCAACGGTGTCGACGACATCGCCGAGCTGTGGGCCGACTCCCCGGCCACCACCCTGCCTGGCACCCTGTGGCGCCTGTTCCTCGTGCGCGAGTGGGTCCGCCGAGACCCCGAGCTCGTCGCCCGCCGCTACGCCACTGTCGTCGACCTCACCGGGACCGACGATGCCACCAGCGCCCGCCTCGAGACCGCCCTCGCGCAGGCGCGCGCCGTGCCCGCTCCCGCCGAGCTGCGCGAGCGCCTCGACGTCGTGCTGACCGGCGGAGTCGAGGACTCCGTCACCGAGATCGCCCCGCTGCTGACTGCGACCGCCGACTTCCTGCGGGCGCTTGCGGCCGGCTCCAACCCCGTGTGGATCGAGGACGACGCCGACGAGCTCGCCGACCGCGTCACCCGCCGCGACTCCGCCCTCCTGGCCACCGCCGACGAGTTGACTGACTCCGCCCGCCGCGCCGCCGCAGGCCTGCTCGACTGAGAGGGACTGCGTCGGGGCTATCCGGGCGCGGGATGTCCAAATCTGTCACAAAGGCCCGAGGTGAGCGTCCGTCGACGGTATGAAACCGCATGATTCCGGGGTTCCTTTAGGTGTCTGATCTGCCCGCAGGCTCCTTTGTGACAGATTTGGACACGATCGGGCATCGTCGGCGAGGTCATGCGCGCTGCGCCTCGCCTATTCTGTGAACTGGAGCGGACCGCCACCCCACAAGGTCGCCCGGACGTGGGACCATGTGACCATGACCAACGACGCGTCCCACTCCGCCCCCACGCCGCTCTCCCGCTTCCTGGGCGGGTGGATGCGTCACCCGAGCCCCCAGGAGCCCGAGGAGCAGCCCGCCGACGACGCCCCCGAGGCTGCCCCCGACGCCCCCTTGGAGGCAACCGAGCCATCCGACGCGGTCGAGGGTGCCGAGCACGCCGGGGCCGCCGAGGTCGCTGAGGGTGCCGACGCCCCCCGGTCGGCCGGCACGCCCGAGGCCGCCGCGGCCAAG includes the following:
- a CDS encoding GNAT family N-acetyltransferase, which translates into the protein MAHNILKPLKNLLRRPTSDTDVTPTSRTGTTGLDIRPAATQEEVQAIRTLLTEQVPYPNFVPLPEVLPNRHNHLHRELIGAWRDSHLIGAAFIGPAEQEAHNLVGPTAHHDAEVILRDVAMTHSLAVEPTHRRTGTALAIKHHLNTWARDHSAHLILAVPMNQASRNLNQAADYILLPPDITLIMQIKAHASAHGFPAKEGTTWALRILDQATDPPIRVGVHQPMPHANRGEHHILSVQFLN